Proteins encoded by one window of Lycium barbarum isolate Lr01 chromosome 11, ASM1917538v2, whole genome shotgun sequence:
- the LOC132618525 gene encoding VQ motif-containing protein 4-like, which yields MEMTSRIQDRENHPSTINSPRSNNGTSPTSNNSNGSVIQNPTPPLTPKTISTRSETTNPYPTTFVQADTNSFKQVVQMLTGSSETAKQASVSDLSSSSNSNSTKSSIPPVRTAPKKPGFKLYERRNSLKNGLRISPLIPGIHAHNSSSSFSPRNKPEILSPSILDFPSLALSPVTPLNEDTFSKSSSPLTTNNVSEEDKAIAEKKFYLHPSPRRTPRDNEPQLLPLFPVSSPRVSGSN from the coding sequence ATGGAAATGACTTCAAGAATTCAGGATAGAGAGAACCATCCATCAACCATAAACTCACCAAGAAGCAATAATGGTACAAGTCCAACAAGCAACAACAGCAATGGATCAGTTATCCAAAATCCAACACCACCATTAACTCCCAAAACAATTTCAACTAGATCTGAAACAACTAACCCATATCCAACAACCTTTGTTCAAGCTGACACTAACTCCTTCAAACAAGTTGTTCAAATGTTAACTGGATCCTCAGAAACAGCAAAACAAGCATCCGTGTCAGATCTATCCTCATCTTCAAACTCAAATTCAACAAAAAGTTCAATTCCACCTGTCCGAACAGCCCCAAAAAAACCAGGTTTTAAACTGTATGAAAGAAGAAACAGTTTAAAAAATGGGCTCAGGATTAGTCCATTAATACCTGGAATTCATGCTCATAATTCAAGTTCTAGTTTTTCTCCAAGAAACAAGCCAGAGATTTTGTCACCAAGCATTCTTGATTTTCCGTCACTTGCTTTAAGTCCAGTTACGCCGTTAAATGAAGACACGTTTAGTAAGTCTTCTTCGCCTTTAACGACGAATAATGTTAGTGAAGAAGATAAAGCTATTGCTGAGAAGAAGTTTTATTTGCATCCTTCACCAAGGAGAACACCAAGAGATAATGAGCCACAGCTATTGCCTTTGTTTCCTGTGAGTTCACCGAGAGTTTCTGGATCGAATTGA
- the LOC132619898 gene encoding proton pump-interactor 1-like encodes MGIDVEAKLVHVPVEAGSEQINLLKENGKTNHGSGITEPIKFGSHGTEEPKKEEVSKIPVSNVPKDAVEDWPEPKQIHSFYTVKFRRFEDPKLKAKIELAEKELQKKNQARSQIIEKLKAKRAERSKVIEQRKALGAENKEFWSAIDDKKKEMEPLREALGKLGVSRNAGRERGPVVCSSEQELNNLIKSLQYRIQHESIPLTEEKQILREIKQLEGTRKDVKNVAATRAQIHEAMGEKESIQNQVKLMSVGLDGVRKGQQEVKAKLKQIDDQIDGISKQISLLDEELKEVVEKRDKTYEHILELRKQREEGNSSFYQNSNVLHKVKQLADQKDVGALKELSVIEVDKFMSLWSGSKPFRDDYERRLLQSLDIRQLSRDGRMRNPDEKPLVLPEPPTVSRAEVPAKTNAKPIKEDPAPVDAAPVPKEQKEKISKHNTKSTEKKDVVDEEEVYGLDIPKDIKPEKNEVDEATLKEMKKEEEIAKNKQAMERKRKLAEKAAAKAAKKAQLEAEKKLKEREKRARKKGGSSVLEPTEEPTEVAEEEKVEETVETTVAPKLKARKENTVRHRATRARGSELPKTMLKRKKATNYWLWAAAPAALAILVLLVFGYMYLQK; translated from the exons ATGGGGATAGATGTGGAAGCTAAGTTAGTTCATGTTCCAGTTGAAGCTGGAAGTGAACAGATCAATCTTCTGAAAGAAAATGGAAAGACGAATCATGGTTCGGGGATTACCGAGCCAATAAAATTTGGCTCTCATGGTACTGAAGAACCTAAGAAGGAGGAAGTAAGCAAAATTCCTGTGAGCAATGTTCCGAAGGATGCAGTTGAGGACTGGCCTGAACCTAAGCAGATTCATTCGTTCTATACTGTTAAATTCCGGAGATTTGAAGACCCGAAACTGAAGGCCAAAATTGAACTGGCTGAAAAAGAGCTACAGAAAAAGAACCAAGCAAGATCTCAGATCATTGAAAAATTAAAGGCCAAAAGG GCTGAACGATCAAAGGTAATTGAACAAAGGAAAGCCCTTGGTGCTGAGAATAAGGAATTTTGGAGTGCTATTGATGATAAAAAAAAGGAAATGGAACCTCTGCGAGAGGCCCTGGGAAAGCTCGGCGTTTCTAGGAATGCTGGCCGAGAGAGGGGTCCTGTGGTGTGTTCATCCGAGCAGGAGCTGAATAATCTT ATCAAGAGTCTGCAGTACCGCATTCAGCATGAAAGCATTCCTCTAACCGAAGAGAAGCAAATTCTCCGAGAAATCAAacaacttgaaggaacaaggaAAGATGTTAAAAATGTTGCTGCTACAAGGGCACAGATTCATGAGGCGATGGGTGAAAAAGAATCAATCCAGAACCAGGTCAAA CTTATGAGTGTTGGTTTGGATGGAGTTCGGAAGGGGCAACAGGAGGTTAAGGCCAAGCTTAAGCAAATAGATGATCAGATTGATGGCATAAGCAAGCAGATCAGCTTATTGGATGAGGAATTGAAGGAAGTTGTGGAGAAGAGGGACAAAACTTATGAACATATTCTGGAATTGAGGAAACAGCGTGAAGAAGGG AATTCGTCTTTCTACCAAAACTCCAATGTGTTGCACAAAGTGAAGCAACTCGCAGATCAAAAGGATGTTGGAGCCCTTAAAGAGCTCTCAGTTATAGAG GTTGACAAATTCATGTCTCTTTGGAGTGGTAGTAAGCCTTTTAGAGATGACTATGAGAGAAGACTCTTGCAGTCGCTCGATATTAGGCAGTTGAGCAGGGACGGGAGGATGAGGAATCCTGATGAAAAGCCTCTTGTGTTACCAGAACCACCTACCGTCTCCCGTGCCGAGGTTCCAGCAAAAACTAATGCAAAACCCATAAAGGAAGATCCTGCACCCGTTGATGCTGCTCCTGTTCCGAAAGAACAGAAAGAGAAGATTAGCAAGCACAACACAAAAAGCACTGAGAAAAAAGATGTCGTTGATGAAGAGGAAGTCTATGGTTTGGACATACCCAAGGATATTAAGCCCGAGAAAAACGAAGTTGATGAGGCAACactgaaggagatgaagaaagAGGAGGAGATAGCAAAAAATAAACAGGCTATGGAAAGGAAGCGAAAGTTGGCCGAGAAAGCCGCTGCAAAAGCTGCAAAGAAAGCTCAGCTAGAAGCTGAAAAGAAACTCAAA GAACGTGAGAAGAGAGCGAGGAAGAAGGGCGGATCTTCTGTTCTGGAACCAACCGAGGAACCAACTGAGGTTGCTGAGGAGGAAAAAGTGGAGGAAACTGTTGAAACAACCGTTGCACCCAAGTTGAAGGCGCGGAAAGAGAATACCGTCAGGCATAGAGCAACACGTGCAAGAGGTTCGGAGCTTCCCAAAACTATGCTAAAGCGCAAGAAAGCAACAAACTATTGGCTATGGGCGGCTGCTCCTGCTGCGCTCGCTATTCTGGTACTTCTAGTCTTCGGATACATGTACCTTCAAAAGTAG
- the LOC132620291 gene encoding protein GRIM REAPER has product MASIFLKFTAILCFIFPFLLLSSTSKADQNSAFLYDDESEDINDDEYYTLDTPFSNLRTKYPVTKIRKGASCDAQSNNICDGVSANNGTSMLYCCKKHCRNILGDMNNCGQCQKKCKFGQRCCGGVCTDVVYNPLHCGKCNKACLPGVKCDFGYCGYA; this is encoded by the coding sequence ATGGCATCCATTTTCCTCAAATTCACTGCCATTCTCTGTTTCATTTTCCCCTTTCTCCTTCTATCATCAACGTCGAAAGCTGATCAAAACTCTGCTTTTCTCTACGACGATGAATCTGAAGACATCAATGACGATGAATATTACACTCTTGATACTCCGTTTTCTAATTTGAGGACCAAGTACCCCGTAACCAAAATCAGGAAGGGAGCGAGCTGTGACGCGCAAAGCAACAATATTTGCGATGGGGTGTCAGCGAATAACGGGACAAGCATGCTTTATTGCTGCAAGAAGCATTGTCGAAATATACTTGGTGACATGAACAATTGCGGACAATGTCAGAAGAAATGTAAGTTTGGACAACGTTGTTGTGGTGGTGTTTGTACTGATGTGGTCTATAATCCTCTGCATTGTGGAAAATGTAACAAAGCTTGCTTGCCTGGGGTTAAATGTGATTTTGGATATTGCGGTTATGCTTAA
- the LOC132618979 gene encoding dynamin-related protein 5A produces the protein MATPTKTPTSTSVSKKHHHNKHHPSDPNSEFKDRFEAYNRLQAAAVAFGEKLPIPEIVAIGGQSDGKSSLLEALLGFRFNVREVEMGTRRPLIMQMVHDPTALEPRCRFQEEDSEEYGSPIVLASAIADTIKSRTESLLKRTRAAVSSQPIVMRAEYAHCPNLTIIDTPGFVLKAKKGEPERTPDEILSMVKSLASPPHRIILFLQQSSVEWCSSLWLDTIREIDPTFRRTVIVVSKFDNRLKEFTDRWEVDRYLSASGYLGENTRPFFVALPKDRGTISNDEFRRQISQVDAEMLHYLRDSVKGGFDEDKYRSYIGFGCLRDFLEAELQRRYKEAAPATLALLEQRCGEVTAEIARMECKINATSDVAHLRKSAMLHAATLCNHVEALIDGAADPAPEQWGKTTEEERSESGIGSWPSVIAEIKPPNATLRLYGGAAFERVMHEFRCATYSIKCPPVSREKVANILLAHTGRGGGRGITEAAAEIARAAARSWLAPLLDTACDRLAFVLGNLFEISIEKNHGHDSNHGHRSVDMEGYIGFHAALRQSYNHFIKDLSKECKQLLRHHLDSVTSPYSHVCYENNFIGSFSSGSMYQLNQASAGPLCLELSDGGPALRKEAMKDQENLPPEKNTQETTPGKVTENREALRECQMTVPETPSPDQPSDGNYGIKRELGNCVEVGARKRLPRITGNARNVGQNGESLLFGNGDNITRPVSTYAEICSSAAQHFARIREVLVERSVASTLNSGFLTPCRERLFVALGLDLFAVNDEKFMNMFVAPGAIDSLENERQSLQKRQKILHSCLNEFKSVARAL, from the exons ATGGCTACGCCAACCAAAACCCCAACTAGTACTTCCGTATCCAAGAAACACCACCACAACAAGCACCATCCATCGGATCCGAATTCCGAATTCAAGGACCGATTCGAAGCCTACAATCGCCTTCAAGCAGCCGCCGTGGCGTTCGGTGAGAAGCTTCCGATTCCTGAAATAGTTGCCATTGGCGGACAATCTGATGGGAAAAGTTCACTCCTTGAAGCCTTATTGGGCTTCCGGTTCAATGTTCGAGAAGTTGAAATGGGTACCCGAAGACCTCTTATAATGCAAATGGTTCATGACCCGACCGCTTTAGAGCCTCGTTGCCGCTTTCAG GAGGAGGATTCAGAAGAATATGGAAGTCCTATTGTCTTGGCCTCTGCAATTGCGGATACCATAAAGTCTCGGACTGAATCACTTTTGAAAAGGACTAGAGCCGCAGTCTCTTCACAGCCCATTGTGATGAGAGCAGAATATGCCCATTGTCCTAATCTTACAATCATTGATACACCTGGCTTTGTTCTAAAA GCGAAGAAGGGTGAACCAGAGAGAACACCTGATGAGATTTTATCCATGGTGAAGTCACTAGCCAGTCCGCCCCATCGAATTATTCTGTTCCTTCAGCAAAGCAGTGTGGAATGGTGCTCATCTTTATGGCTGGACACTATTAGAGAGATTGATCCAACCTTTAGGAGGACAGTGATTGTTGTCTCCAAATTCGATAACCGGCTCAAG GAGTTCACTGATCGCTGGGAAGTAGATCGGTATTTGAGTGCAAGTGGTTATCTTGGGGAGAATACTCGTCCCTTTTTTGTCGCCTTGCCTAAGGATCGAGGCACAATTTCCAATGATGAGTTTCGCCGTCAAATATCTCAAGTGGACGCAGAGATGTTACACTATTTGCGTGATAGTGTTAAAGGTGGGTTTGATGAAGACAAATACAGGTCCTATATTGGGTTTGGTTGTCTAAGAGATTTTTTGGAGGCTGAGCTCCAGAGAAGATACAAAGAAGCTGCGCCAGCAACACTTGCTCTGCTTGAACAGCGATGTGGCGAAGTCACTGCTGAAATAGCTAGAATGGAGTGCAAGATAAATGCAACATCTGATGTTGCACATCTTCGGAAATCTGCCATGTTGCACGCTGCCACTTTATGCAATCATGTG GAAGCACTTATTGATGGTGCAGCAGATCCAGCCCCTGAGCAATGGGGGAAAACAACTGAGGAGGAACGGTCAGAGAGCGGTATTGGCAGTTGGCCTAGTGTTATTGCTGAGATTAAGCCTCCAAATGCAACCCTTCGCCTTTATGGTGGTGCTGCCTTTGAGAGGGTGATGCATGAATTCCGATGCGCAACATATTCAATTAAATGTCCCCCTGTGTCAAGGGAGAAG GTGGCTAACATTTTGCTTGCTCATACTGGCCGTGGTGGGGGTAGAGGAATTACCGAGGCAGCTGCAGAGATTGCACGAGCTGCAGCTCGATCTTGGCTTGCTCCTCTTCTTGACACAGCTTGTGATCGTTTGGCCTTTGTTTTGGGCAACCTCTTCGAGATTTCTATTGAGAAAAATCATGGACATGACTCCAACC ATGGACATAGATCAGTGGATATGGAAGGATACATTGGTTTTCATGCCGCTCTAAGGCAATCCTACAACCATTTCATAAAAGATCTATCCAAAGAGTGCAAGCAACTACTCCGTCATCATCTTGATTCAGTTACAAGCCCATATTCTCATGTCTGCTACGAGAACAACTTCATTGGGAGTTTCTCCTCTGGCTCAATGTACCAATTAAATCAAGCCTCAGCTGGTCCATTATGTCTCGAGCTATCTGATGGGGGGCCTGCATTGCGCAAAGAAGCTATGAAAGACCAAGAAAACTTGCCCCCTGAAAAAAATACTCAAGAAACCACACCTGGAAAAGTTACAGAAAACAGGGAGGCCCTACGAGAATGCCAAATGACTGTGCCCGAAACCCCATCTCCTGACCAACCTTCCGATGGAAATTATGGTATTAAAAGAGAACTTGGAAATTGTGTCGAGGTTGGAGCAAGAAAACGCCTCCCTAGAATTACAGGCAATGCTAGAAATGTTGGGCAAAATGGTGAGAGCCTATTGTTTGGGAATGGGGACAACATAACAAGACCGGTCTCTACTTATGCAGAGATATGCTCATCAGCTGCCCAGCATTTTGCTAGAATACGTGAAGTTCTGGTAGAGCGCAGCGTGGCATCAACATTGAATTCTGGATTTTTAACTCCATG TCGAGAACGGCTTTTTGTAGCACTTGGGTTGGATTTGTTTGCTGTGAATGATGAAAAATTCATGAACATGTTTGTCGCACCTGGAGCTATAGATTCTCTAGAAAATGAACGGCAATCACTTCAGAAGCGACAGAAAATCCTGCATTCTTGCTTGAATGAGTTCAAAAGTGTGGCTAGAGCACTTTGA
- the LOC132619365 gene encoding uncharacterized protein LOC132619365, with translation MSNLSKLEFVALDISGKNYLSWVLDAEIHLDAKGLGATITQDNTTSSQDKAKAMIFLRHHLDEGLKVEYLTVKDPLELWTGLKERYDHIKVTVLPRARYEWIHLRLQDFKTVCDYNSAVYRITSQLKLCGDNITDEDMLEKTLTTFHASNLVLQQQYRERGFKKHVDLISCLLVAEQHNTLLLKNHEARPTGTAPFPEANVVATHGPTERRQNNRGHNNERGRGRGKGRYNNRRGGGHHKRENNMGYQGNPSRNNCHRCGLKGHWKNECRAPEHFVRLYQNSFKRKENRGGASSANARVESHMTFKNNDEAGPSRKYDDNVEANLALKDDDFDELDDITHLEVEDFFGDRN, from the coding sequence ATGTCGAATTTGTCGAAGCTTGAGTTTGTGGCACTTGATATCTCGGGAAAGAATTACCTATCATGGGTACTTGATGCTGAAATTCACCTAGACGCCAAAGGTCTTGGTGCCACTATTACTCAGGATAATACAACATCAAGTCAGGACAAAGCGAAGGCAATGATTTTCCTTCGTCATCATCTGGATGAAGGATTGAAGGTTGAATACCTGACAGTGAAAGATCCACTTGAATTGTGGACTGGTTTGAAGGAAAGGTATGACCACATTAAGGTAACGGTATTGCCCAGGGCTCGTTATGAGTGGATTCACTTACGGTTACAAGATTTTAAAACTGTATGTGATTATAACTCTGCTGTCTATAGAATTACTTCCCAACTGAAATTATGTGGGGATAATATAACTGACGAGGATATGTTGGAAAAGACTCTTACGACTTTTCATGCCTCCAATTTGGTATTACAACAACAGTACCGTGAAAGGGGTTTTAAAAAGCATGTTGATTTGATATCATGTCTTCTTGTGGCTGAGCAGCACAATACCCTTTTATTGAAAAATCATGAAGCCCGTCCCACTGGAACTGCTCCATTCCCggaagcgaatgtggtagcaacACATGGCCCAACTGAAAGAAGACAAAATAATCGAGGCCATAATAATGAGCGTGGGCGTGGCAGGGGCAAGGGACGATATAATAATCGTCGTGGTGGTGGTCACCATAAAAGGGAGAACAATATGGGTTATCAAGGCAATCCTTCAAGGAACAACTGTCATCGTTGTGGTTTGAAAGGTCACTGGAAAAATGAATGCCGGGCGCCTGAACATTTTGTCAGGCTTTATCaaaattccttcaaaagaaaggaaaatagagGTGGTGCCTCTTCTGCTAATGCCCGGGTGGAGtcacacatgacttttaaaaataACGATGAGGCAGGGCCTTCACGAAAATATGATGATAATGTTGAAGCTAATTTGGCTTTGAAAGATGATGATTTTGATGAGCTTGATGATATTACTCATTTGGAAGTTGAAGACTTCTTTGGAGATCGAAATTGA